Below is a genomic region from Rosa chinensis cultivar Old Blush chromosome 5, RchiOBHm-V2, whole genome shotgun sequence.
TGATTATTGGAATATTGGAGGCCATTGGCTTTTTACTGCAGGAAGTGATATGATTTGTTGGGCGTGCGTTTGGGATTGGTCAAGTGCTGGCCTATGCGATCAAATCAGGGACGAAAATTTGATCTTTTGTCCAGCATTATTTTGATGAGGATTGATGTGCatttttgcatatatatatagctcagagttttctgtaaagcaacaCGGAAGATTGATGTGCCTGGCATCTAAACGAACTGGGTTTTACTTTGATGTTACTTGTTAGTGCCGTTTGAAGTTCGCAACCCCCGTTGGACTATTATTGTGGTTACTTTTGGAGGGGAAattaacttttttctttttctttttcttttgatgacAAGAGGGGAAATTAACTTAGCAACCACTATTGTAGGAAAAACACTATTCAAGCagtaactattttttttttctaatctaAAATGAAATTCATTGAACGGAAAAAGATGCTGCAAGtagtttgaaaaatataattGGGAGTCATTATCCGCTACTCATGATACAAGTCTGACTATAGTATGAACATTTATTCTTAAGGGAGTTACACAATTTCTTCTTAAAGGACCCCAAAATTAACTATGTACAACCCAGATAAATGGTAGTGGAAATGTTGACATATCAACTGGGTAAATGGCTTCGAACCAGTAAATGATGTGTTTGTGCTTGGGTCAACTtaggaatgagcaaacggggAATTCCCCCGCCCCCGCGCCCCCCGCTCCCGCCCCCGCGCCCAAATTCCCCCGCGCCCCCGTTCCCCGTCTGGGGATATTATCAGatgggggattccccgtcccgcCCCCGCGGGTAATGGGTTCCCCAcccccgcccccgcccccgcattggttttttttttttttcttttctatgatctatcttttcagttttttttttccttttctttttgacaaaaaataatttttttattctttttattttcatcattgtttctataaatcccactgcgtcttcactcttcttcttttttttggcaaaaatccggctgcgtcttctctaacagccaaaatcacaaatcacaattatacgacaatccaacggtctgaTTCTCAAGGAtcgcctagaggatcatctttaccaatttatacgatgatccaacggtcagatcctcacggatcgcccttaggatcatcctctcaaaactatatgaagatccaacggttggatcgtcccgaaTCGCCCTTaaaatcatcctcacaaaattatacgacgatccaacggttggatcctcaaGGATTGCCTAGaggatcgtcttttcacaattatactatgatccaacggtcagatcctcacggatcgcccttaggatcatcctctcaaaattatacaaagatccaacggtttgATCGTCCCGGAtcacccttagaatcatcctctcaaaattatacgacgatccaacggttggatcctcaaggatcacctagaggatcgtcttttcacaattatactatgatccaacggtcagatcctcacggatcgcccttaggatcatcctcacaaaattatacaaagatccaacggttggatcatcccggatcgcctttagaatcatcctcacaaaattatacgacaatccaacggtcggatcctcccgAATCGTTTTAAAGGTGTATTCTGGATGGGAAAGATAAATACCCcgtataagtttttttttttttttttagaataagaaaattataaaaatgccccatatgttggttgaaaaataatagttctcaattaaaaaaaaaaaaaaaaagaagataaacgGGGACCCcgcatgggtaatgggaaacccCGCGGGGGAAATAAGTGCCCCACCCCCGCCCCCGCACATGTGATGGGGAACCCCGCCCCTGCCCCCGCTTGACAAATGCGGGGAAAACCCGCGGGTACCCCGCCCCCCAcccccgtttgctcattcctaGGTCAACTCCACATTTACAATAGTGAATACATAAGAAACTTTCGGTTGAAATCCGACATCACTCATCAACGGTGTGTTGTGAATGAAGCAACATAAGACCACGAAGAGGCTAGTTCATCATGTTGATTAAGTACTATATAGTTATGGATAATTCGTGGGTACACCAGTAGTTGAACAAGCATATCCCCTTTCCCAACTGGCTAATCTTCATTGACGCGCgtattatttaaaataaaaaataaaaaataaactttaTCTAgtcttattaaaaataaaatctttCATTTAGTATAGTGAGATAATTCTCTCCTACATAAGAGCATCTCTAACAGTAGGaattattttttagttaaatttagttaaaattatgaaatatagctattgatttaacaatgttgctacagcaatagtttctatttataaataatatactaTATTTTATTGAATCATAAACtaacatgtggacaaaagaagagagagaaatataacttttgctttagctatgtgtgattctctagctaaatataactagccaatttagctaaagctaaatttaacttagctatagctagtctgtttgagttgaattttgctttaaaaatagttatatatagctaaaatttgaatttaactagtctgttggagatgtCATAAGTGGGAGTTCGTGAGTAATTGAGTATTAGTGTAAGTGTATAATATAGAAGattaattattgtaattttcaattatatataaaaaaataaacccTTGAAACAGCTCGGTGGTAAAGCCTACTATCATAttgggaggaagaagataaagagagaatagttgggatcggaggaagtagaagtgttctcattcagtcttattagcctcctttaaatagaggtagggtttacatcaaagtacacaactaatgagtatttacgtggatatccacatagataataatatttacaacactcccccttggatgtccaccaatgaatgatggtattggacgcacttattgttgcctcgttaaaaaccttgccaggtaacaaaaacccagtgggacaaaaataaccctggtcgaaggacaaaaagagcacaacgcgcatatgtcctaggtagcatgcgTTTGGATGCTTCCCCTGATGAGAATTTCCCCCTGATTATTACAAGCCTCATTCATGTTGTTGATGCCCAAAAATCCAGCTATCAGGCCCAATTCATTTCTCGAGCCCAATAAGCAAATTATAACGACAATCATCATGCCACGCATGTGGACCCCAGCCACATTCACTCATTTGGGGCTTGCAAGAgcgggtgtggtgtggaaggtaacggaaaaGCATGAGGCCcattattagttttaggcttgtTGGTAATTTCGGACTTGGGGACCGAAATTCAAGCTCAACAACCCAATTCTGATTATGggcaagtgaagaagaaagaacccaaaaaccactcaattacaacaaacacttctcttTACCCAATATATTCAATTATTTTCCTTAAACTAGACATCTCAAGTACTATATCACCTTCTTTTACACACAAGCCAATTCTCTACCCGTCACTCCCCTTTTTCCAGCAGCAAATCTTGGAACCACAATTCATGGAATTACAGCAGCAGAATTTCTGGAGTCACAGCAGCAGCAGGTTTCCTGGGATTATAGCAGCAGAATTCCTGGGATTACAGCAGCAAGATTTCTGGAACAGCAGCAGACCTAAGCCACCACCACTTTATAAATCGATGGTTATAGCTGCTGTGGAAGGGCAGAGAGGGAGGGGCACAAGCTAACTACTAAACAGCCCAAGCAACTCTCCCACTAGAAGAACAAAAAGccacaacaacccagaaacatgaagcaagagatcaagcccTATCTCTGAATCCCCAGCCATCAATTCCTCCCAATCAACCTTaacccaaaaacccagaaatcatacCACTGCCGGAATCTCTTCTTCCGaaactcatgcttttctagctcccacgccatGCACATCTTGCCAAGCCTTTACTAAAATTGCACACTAATTCACTGCTGTGAACATGGAGAGGAGCTGCTGGGAAGAAATCAACAGCTTTCTTCTTAGGACTTATTATCCTTCGAGGTCTGCTGGGCCTAGTTGCTGCTTACTCAGACGAAGGGGCAAAGTCTTGGGTCCTTACCCATGAATTTTCAATGCCGTACAACTCCAATCAAAATGCCCCCCACACAtgtatgcgataagctacatgtaccatgtatagtagtttgatgtgtctatcactgaagtgagaccatgtgtgctttgcatataggggttcatcacaaaatttcatacctgcaaagttaAAGCAATACTAACAAAGCTAGATGATTTTCAATAAAccttacctcatatgataagattagaaaacaatctcatatgctcaaaataatacacaaagtaatagctaaacaatataaagaaattgacacatttaactttgtatagtttaaaacattgaaaaatcatcatggcatatctagccatacacatcaatatctttgtgtattgatatgtctcatataagctcttcaagagctctaagtaattcataactttgcgaaagttagaatatgttgcaacactATAATCATAATTAGAATTCAATTTcgtagtcttgtcatagtactcattgaggcaattTAGGTCACGTTAACTATAACGGAATGAGTATATATGAGCTAGCTTAaaactctttgattccatgagtgagcttcaggctctttcgATCTTTCATGGACTTGCAATTGAATTATTCATGTATGtgaatcccttgaggatttgataagcaatacGCTTACAATGACATtttacttttgagattttacttttagcaatgtgtctttaagatcttcataatatacgatgacaatgtgccataaatctctcgtcaatataacagctatatgtaacactgtacttatagaaaattgtcattcgtataagggaaggtattcataatctcatgtctctataaatagacattgtgtcatagtgatttatcttcactttagTAACTACCCTTTTGTACCAtgtagggttaaaggtccaagtatttcatcacaTTTCaattattcaatttcattggaattgcctctttccaatttagCTAATAATATACTTTGCCGACATTCAtggtgaaacgtggtatagcatCCATACAGCCCTTATagatttttggtagctaccaaatataaattatcatcgatgatcaacaatcatagatcccacacattcttatatgcatgcattagctataataaacttattgatattgggtacccatgccacttctaGGGCATACATTGTCCTTTCTAGGACAGTCATCTCTCATAAATGAATTATATAGCgatgtggatctttttacttataatctcatataGAGCACTATAGGGCTTGTATGATCTTCCCTTTTTGGGAGGTTAAAACTTTAGATCTGGTGGATAtaatccacacaaattcacgccgttattcaaatgacagtagtTTTTCCTCCCTCCAACggtgggaagactgtcttattttGACCATGCTAAAAAAATGCGttcaaaaatctatcactttctttggagtgaagaAGTTCATTGGTTGGTGGCGAACCCAAACCAAGATTTAGGTCAAAACATGATTTGTTcattagcatcaaccatattgatttattgTTGTATCACCAAGACATCAATTCATAATGGCGTGCCTACACCCTttgtatgtgtagccatattaggagctgtgatattgtttaatgacattctcttcaggagaatcatgtcaattggatacacttgcatcccacaaatcaaatggagtctacattgtttgtattaatatggtTGGTCTCTGGGACTTTAACCTAGGCAGATGCCTTTTcatttagcatataatttttTCACTATCTTTTATCAAATCACTAGCTTAGAtatttcccaaaatcaaaatgagatgatggataaatatctcacaccaattcatgtcgttcttcAGGGACAATCTTTCTCCCCCTCATGGCAAGAGGATAGAATTTGCTTGTATATAAGGTTAGCAGTCatcaaaacttgtaagtgattccatgcaacatggtaCACAAAAGATGATGTAACCAGTCAtgccaaaatagtgtatttggttcaaggaACTTCAGGTTCATGACATCATATGCCTTAATTTATTGCAAAAAATTCAATACAGTATATATTTGATGGCATAAAGTCATCTCTAACCATATAGGAGGCAAttaatgcaacaatatttcaaatttggtaatATGATTGTAGCTCATTTAGAGCTatagatcaagatctacaactcttgatatgggtgttaccttagcttcaataaacattaattgtgaaatactgataattggaatggacAAACTTCATTTTAAACTGTTGGCCAAACTGATATACTCGAAATTTCGAGTTGAAGACTACAATCCATAATACTTTATCACATGGAGAACCTCACACATATAAATGTTtagtcataaagaggagggacttcaggccctcatagaattggagatccaagaaacttgaggtttcaatttttcaatttataaaaacctcttaaggaacattaggttcctagataatcggattaagaaacatttagtttcagTGGAAAATCAAGAGGTTACAATAAACCAGTGGAGTAACACAATAGTGTTTTCAAtttgcttattgtaagcaaaagacatAAAACATATGTGATGAATCGCAATGTTCTTAttagtcaatgcaatttaatttgactaGTGCCCTTTTGAAAATGGATTGATAATCATCCATCATATAGTACATCATAGGCGACACACACCCAATTTACAATTTCCTCACATATGTGGGTGTTAAGATAGTATTTACATTGACTCATGATGTCTCTCTTGCCATGATCtacttctggtggcatttcatggtatagcCATGTCAATCGGCTTTCTTATCAATGAGATTCATGAGAGGAAGAGGTTATACATCTCTGGTAATATTGGAGGCACATGATGcaaagagacaataatatgtgctcttctggagccatcaatcagatatgtaagatcCGAGATGATTTGTTATATTAGCCCCATAAGCATAAGCCTCAGTAATGTTTTCTGGACACCATGGATAAAATTGCATTGCCTGAAagtcactcaaaacataagtttgaagatAACACAAATCAAATTTGCCACAATTGAACAGTAGATCTCATAGGATATACACGAAGCTTCTGGTTTGTGTTATACAGGTAAAGCATGATGTTCAATTATTGtcttgttgtttgatgtagattaacatcaaatgcattttgaacttctggccaaaatgatatattcGAAATGTCGAGTTTAAACTTCATGACCATAACTTATGAGTGAAGGactttagatggtcatctagtTAGTTTGATCATTGAGAAACTTCAAGTCcacatgtaattaaggatcaaggaactacaggttctgatctcttttaattacaaaaaattaacaatcacaaatttggggtatactcatactcatttgtcataaaccaacggttaaatatctgcttacttttaaattggtgtcaaaataatcccctcaaagcttcaggtttgaggttgacccAAATTAAAACTTTATGATAAATTGTCTATATATTCACTCGAGACTTATGGCTcgagtctgcacaattagaacttcaggttctaaggtggaatgctttaagcaggcataaaagaagaatgtatcaatcgacatatgaaaatttacttgaaacttctagttcgagttgacataaagtcaaataaagtatgaatgaattatatgtgtaatcgaagcttcaggttagaattttttttccacGAACTGCAAATTCCAAGATTTTgtaatttgaacttcgggttcaaataaaatttggtgctcgaaacttcaggctcgaggtgactaaagtgaatcttcaagttcacttATGACTAATTTACATTTTATACTCAAAGAttcgggtttgagttttactgttagaacttcaggttctattatgaaattttgaacttctggttcaaaaatattacattcGAAATTCATATATTCGAGGTATAGGACTGTTGGTccgtatgagtaacaaaaaaaatgatttaaaagataagtactgtaacaaaagtacataacaaaatagaaaaattgcagggaagaaaaataaatagataatggAATATATTTTACagtggaaacttctggttccttgaatgaagaaaatacacagaacttctggtctggTCAACTTCACAAATATGATAATCTTGTTTCTCTCCTCTAATTGCACAAGAACATAATCTCAAAATAAGGTGAAgaacttcaaattcacattGTTGTGCGGAGGAGGGAACCCTAATACCCAAACATTTTGAGGAACTTCTGACcctcttataattattggggatAAAAAATGTGTGAGTTCATATGCTCGATTATATAACTttgaggatcttctggccctcgtaattgcataagttctgaagagcttcatgtcacaattttccaatttacatttcatgaccctagaggaacttcaggtccccATATGATCAGGGATCAAGCAACATGCGATTTTGATCATTGTATAATTctgaggaacttcaggccctcgTTAAACTTTGAGAAATTTCATGTTGCAATTTTATCATTatgcaactctcgaagaacttCAGGCCCTCAGTAATTAGAGTAAGAGACTTCAGGTCTCAATCACTTTGTATTACAAAATTCACAGTTCCATATGTGACTTTATTCATCGCTGGAATTAATCGTAAATAGAGTAAATTAAGATTGAAACAATACCAACATACCTGAGTTTCTTTCAATTACGTGTAGATCCAATGATGTGATTCAATTCGCACTGTACCGCACTATATTTCAATTCGGGTATTGCATATATGATATGATGAATATCAATTTTGAAACATAAGACACAGTAGTACCATTAGCTAGCACCGATTATACAATAAAATATGCTATACTATAAAAGATCCACTATGCTAGCTCtaatatcaaaaacaaaatgtCATGGTCTAAATAAAAGGAACAGGAGCTGCAATtgaaattaaacaaaacatAGATGGTACATATATAACACAATAGTGATTCGTCAAAAGCAACAAGTTGGAAAAGTTAAGCAATTATATAATATGTAGAGAATCAAGCCAGTTCGTCATCTAGGAGTTAAGAAACAAATCATGTATAAGTTTTTGCATAATTGGAAAAATAAAGCAGTCCTGCAATATGTAGATATCAAGGCAGGCGTATATGGTCTCGGGCTCTGTATCTATGCATATAACCGACTTGCAATATACATGTATCGCAAACAATGTCAAAAAAAATCATCACAAGAATATGCAATTGCATAAGTCAATCTAAAAGGATAAACCCATAGATCATGAGTTAGGTCAAAAAGCAACCAGCTTACACAAAAAAACTCTtagatcatcatagagttttcAGAAAAATGAATAAGAGCAAAgtgtgctgataatgtgttataaagtagaaagaagataaagagataatagttgggaggaagtagaagtgttctcattcagtcttattaaccTCCTTtaaatagaggtagggtttacatcaaagtacacaactaatgagtatttacgtggacatccacatagataataatatttacaacaggtATGATTTGTTGGTGTTTCCGAATTTCGCAACAAGTCAAAAAGGCTTTAGCTTATTTCTGTGTTACAGTAATTGGGCCCTCGTTTATACCCAAAAATGACCAATCTTACATCTAGTTAAGTCCAATGGATCAGTCTACCACACCAGTAAAGTACGCCTTTTCTTCACCAAGGCCCATACCAACCCGCACGCGGAAAAAGACAGATATAACCTCACGCCAAGCGTCAGTCGCCATGATATTCACAAGATCATTTAGTCCCTTATCGTACTTACACTCATTGACGAAAACCCCCACAGTCTAATCCACAAAAGACACAACCCTCCCCTTAAACCGCAAGGCCATTACCGGGGGCAAATTCGACATAAACGGCACCAAATTTGTAGCAAAACCCTAGCATATATATTAATCCATCTCCCAATCCCCACCCCACCTTACCTCttcgttcgaaaccctaaagctCAGTCTCCCTCCGCAGCGATGCCGCCCAAGTTCGATCCCTCCCAGGTCGTCGAGGTCTACGTCCGCGTCACCGGAGGCGAGGTCGGCGCCGCCAGTTCGCTCGCTCCCAAGATCGGTCCTCTGGGTCTCTCCCCAAAGAAGATCGGAGAAGACATCGCGAAGGAGACCGCCAAGGACTGGAAGGGTCTGCGCGTGACTGTCAAGCTCACCGTCCAGAACCGTCAGGCGAAGGTCTCGGTGGTCCCCTCCGCCGCCGCCCTGGTCATCAAGGCCCTCAAGGAGCCGGAGCGCGACCGCAAGAAGGTCAAGAACATCAAGCACAGCGGCAACATCAGCCTCGACGATGTCATCGAAATCGCCAAGATAATGAAGAACCGCTCGATGGCGAAAGACCTCAGTGGTACCGTGAAAGAGATCCTCGGCACCTGCGTCTCCGTTGGCTGCACGGTCGACGGCAAGGATCCGAAGGACCTGCAGCAGGAGATCACAGACGGCGATGTCGAGGTCCCACTCGACTGAGTGTTAGGTCTCTATTTCATCTCTTCCCTTAAACTAAAAATTTCGCTAAatgtattttggtttggatgttATTAAGTTGGTTTAAGTACTGGTTTCGAGGTAAtttagatgagttgaaggattTTTGATGGCCCAATTATGAAATGCTGTGGATGCTATTATGGTTAGGCTTTTGATAGTATGATTTGGGTCCTGCATTATATCGGCTCTATGTTCTGATGGTTGGACTGGTAGTTTAATCTGCTTGCTTTGATTGGTTGGGTGTATTGTTTGCTTCCTTTGTGGTCTTTCTtacaaaatggtcatttttgcTG
It encodes:
- the LOC112201364 gene encoding 60S ribosomal protein L12, with the protein product MPPKFDPSQVVEVYVRVTGGEVGAASSLAPKIGPLGLSPKKIGEDIAKETAKDWKGLRVTVKLTVQNRQAKVSVVPSAAALVIKALKEPERDRKKVKNIKHSGNISLDDVIEIAKIMKNRSMAKDLSGTVKEILGTCVSVGCTVDGKDPKDLQQEITDGDVEVPLD